The DNA segment ACCAAACTTCCAGGTGTAAGTATAGTAAACAACAACAGTTCTGAATATATATGTAATTACAATCACGTAGTCGAAAAAATACTCATTATCATTGAGAAATATATCTTCCTGAATGGTCTACATATAACTAAGCGCATAATCAACACCTTCACTGTCTAGGCATATGCGACATTGGGATAGTTCTGCATGTGACAAAGATTGAATTCCGCCAACTTCAACACTTAGAAGGTGACCAGTTGTAATTTCAGTTGAAGGTGAAGTGTCCTCAGAATTCAGATTCCTCGACAATGGCAATATGTGATGAGATGGGCTCTATTTCTGAACTATCCGCTACCAGACTGTCATTTGACACTATTCGCAACGCGAAAAATCTTGACTCCAGATTAAGCTGTAAATCTCATCACGGGGGCTATTGTCCTTACAGACCATTTCAACTGAGAGCGAGAAAACTGCAAAACAGTAAAATAACTGAGAAAACCAGGAATCTGAAGCCTACTTAAAAATGCAATGTTTTAGGTTCAGTGAAGCAATCTGCAAGAGATTGAACATAGAAGATGCAGCCTTCAGTCACTACGATATATATTCAAAAAACACCAACATACATTATGATCATATAATAAGCCATTAGGAAATTTCTATCTACTTTCATTTATCTGAAGTCCTCCTATTGCTAGAAATGCTTCATGAGCATTTTTGCAAGATGATCTTTTTGCCTAATTTACTTTGTTATCATTGAAATAAGCTTTTATAAGACCATTATTGTACAAAATTACTTCTATAACTGCATGAAATTTGACGAGATGATATTGTTTGGTGAATCGGGTTATCTAAAGAAGATTACCTGCCACTGGGAACTTTAAATGGTGCAGACACATTCTTCCTCCATCAGTGATAAAGAAAAAAATGTCACAAAGGGTCggaatttctattttaaatttagTAGTTTAAGGAGTCCTGTCTAAACAGGTGTTACCAAATATCTTCTTAGCTTTTCAAAAAAGTTAAACATTAGAGAAACTAATAGTTGGTCTAAAAACCGAAAACAGGTCCCCCATTTCTTGCTAAATATAGTTTTACACCCATAAATAGAATATTATTAGTTCCTCCATTAACTTATGTGTAGGATGGGCCAAAGATCTGAAAAAGTAATGCTCCATACAGAGTTTACCAAATAGGTTCTCACATATCCACTGGACAGATATGTTTTCTTCCATGGAACGATCCAAATGAAAATTCCAATACTGAAGCAGGTTTATGATATTGATAGCTAACACTAGGAAGTTCACAAATTGCTTCAAGCAAAAAATTAAATGTTCACTATTCCAACAGGTCAAGAAATGAAGTAGCAGAAGAAACTGTCTGTAAAAAGATGCATAATATGTCTCTTTGTTATCTGGATGTCTCTTTGTTATCAGGTAATCATTTCAAACACAAAAAACCTTCTGCTTGAGCGCCACAACACTAAGTAGAAAATACTCACAAAAAATTGCCAGAGAACCAACCAGTCAAAATCGTGATGTATTCCCTTCAGTAAGCAAAGTCTCCAACTGGAATGGtgtaaaaatatttcaagaacctGGACATCTACATTAGCACTCAttgtacttttttattttatttttgttataagcACACTCTGTGCACCTTATTATGCTAAGAAAAAACAATTGAAGAAAAGGTCTGTAAAGGTCTGGAAAATGTGGATTTCTTTTTGCAAAAGTATCAGCAATTATTAGTTTGGATAAAGGTACCTCACAAGTGATCAACTTCTATGTGAATAGTAAACATAATTGGTCAATTTTTGATGAAGAAAATGAAGTGTTTGAACAACTTTTACATCAAGCCTTAATTTCAAACCAATCCAAAATGCTATGTCAAACAAAAAAAGATCAACATAAGTAATAGCGTTAACCCCATCAATTTTAAAGCAAAACCCAATTGAACTTCagctgattttaaaaaaaaacataggtATTGCAAAATCGATTAACGGACAAGGAGACCTCCAAATAATTACATCATGACGCAGTTTTTCTAATTTAGCAATTGGATACTAAGGCCATTCAAACAAAGACAAGAAGAAAAAGTATAGGAACACAGCTAAAATAcccaaaatcaaaaaagaaattagggcttttagcaTAAAGATGAATTTTGGAGTATAAGGGTAGAAATAAAGAGGAACAAAGTCAGGGTACTTTACCAATTTGGCCGCCTAAGAAGAGTGTCGTTTCAGGCGTGTTGATGAAACACTCTGCTCAAACTGGTCAAAGTAAGTAGGAATATTAAGAAGAGACCTCCCAGTCCCACACCGGTATCAAAACTCCAATATAATTACTTtataaaatcaataaaataatAGAGTATCGCTGAGCTCGGTTGCGGGAGCTTGTGACCCAAGCTGGGGGCAATGGTGGACTTAGGACTTAGGACCACAAGAAAATGGTGGCTCGGGGATTGTGGTGTGTTCTTAGGCGTCAGTTCTGCGGCCAATCCGTTGGTTGGACCGTCGCTTTTTTATTTGGTTCTGGGGCGGAAAAAGTGCAAAAGTTATCCCCGGTAATTTTTCGCTGGACCCgtgtatttatacaaaaataattattaaatatataaaaatatttagctaGAAATTTAATCCAGCTATTAATATATAGTAACTTAATATCACTACACAAATCTATAAACTTAAAATCTTAAAGCCGGGTAGGTTCTTTCGTATATATCAATGCAAAATGTTTTGAACATTTTTTAATGTTATGTTTTATAATTTTATGGTAATTAACCTTCTTATAACAGGACAAAcattaataatattatttaaaaaaaagtatACTTTTAGGATATATAATTTATATTCTCTCTTTATGAAAAATGATTGCATTAATTGTTGGATGATAAAAAGGAAATTATTGGttaaaaaacaaaattcaatATCAACATTGCATTACCTAACAAGTACTTgctttttttatataaatctaaaCAACGCTTCGAGAATGTGGCGTATCGATCGTCTTTGTTCTCTATTTTTTTCATTGGAATTTTTTGGCTCCTTTTCATCTTTCCTTTTCACAATCTTAGGAATTTTATTAAATCAATATCCAAGtcagttcctttttttttttaactatcatcaaaagagaaaaataaccTTATTGATAATCAAATAATTCAAATTAAATATATCCTCCTCCATTAGGGTTTTCCTAGATGAATGTTCAAATTCTACGCGGTACTGATATTTTTCACGAGGTAAACACCACACGGCATGCATAATCTCACTCATTAGGGAAGGTTAAGGAAATTTACTTATTAAGGTTAAAGAGAATAGTTTTTGAAACTTTACACTGAGACCCTCTTGAGAATAACAAATTCAGACAACTTACATTCACACAAAGCCACATACTCCAGCATTAATTAAATACTAACTATATAATTTTGTTtctcttttgattaaaatatgaagTCCATCGGAATAAATTGAGACCTTCTCAAGCAGTTGCTATGGGACCTAAGTTGACAGACGTTGTTTCCATTGCCTTATTCATTGCTTCAAATCTTGGTTCTTTAGCTTGGAACTTAAGAGCTGCATACAATTTCATATAGTCCTCAAACACAAATTTGGGATACTttagtttgtttttcttttcttctttctcagcCAATTCTGGTGCTGGAAAAATGACAGCATCACTCCCTGGATTGTAGAAAGATGCTATGGACATCCTGTTCCCATCTGGCTGAGCAATTACCCTGTGCTCCACACTCTTGTATTTTCCATTTGTGATCACCTTCATCAACCATTCAACCAAAAACAAAATTATTAGTAAACCATATAAATATTTTACTAACCACATATTAATGTAATAAACACTACATAATGACAATTGAATTAAGAGTTTATGTTCTATAAGTTGATGGTATAAACAATAATTctatttactatttctaaattTCCCTCCTTCCGCCCCTTCATTACTATTTGGATTTTCTATCAATCATATTGACACTGAAATAAATTAATCTATTAAGTCTATATAACTTGAatcctaaaataaataaaataaagtatacCTCTAATTGGTCACCTATGTTGACAACAATTGAGTGGCTCATTGGTGGGACATCAATCCATTTACCATCTTTTAGGAGTTGTAGTCCACTGACTTTGTCATCTTGGAATAGAAGTATGATTCCACCTGCATCTGTGTGAGCCCTTAGACCCTTGATTAGTTCTGGTTTTGGACAAGGTGGGTAATTGGCTACCTTTGTTCCAAAAGTTGGACCTTTTGTACCATAAAAAGCCTTCTTTAGATAACCTTGTTCAAGGCCAAGATTCTCACATAGCAAGTCCAAAAGATCCTCTGCCAGTTTCTCTAGTTTTTGTGCAAATTCTTTCATCACCTTCCTGTAATTATGCCCAAGGTAAAATTTAATAAAACAAGCAAAGTCATGgaatatttttgttttatttattgacATGGAATTTACAAATTGGCGAACACGGACGTGTGTCATAATTTGGTGTTGAAAGTTTGACCGTCCattcattaattatatttttgaGCAATATGCACATAGTTAGTTATTTTATTGTGACAAGAAaatatactctctctctctctctcctaaTTCATTTGATATATTTTGGATTTCGAGATTCAAACTTATTAATTTTGTCTGTAAACTTGAATATAgaatctttattttattttttaaaaataaagtttatatatttagaaactaaggcctcatttgtccataaaatatttttcctttttttcaaaagaaattttcaaaaatgtgtttgtccatgaaattttgcaagtttttgaaattttttcgaaAATATGTTTTTCAAAACCACTTTTTCAAATTGTACAGAATAATTTTTCCACTCACAAAATTATgcattttttcaagtgaaatgcatgtccaaacaaaatttcaaattccaaatacTATTTTTCAATTTAACTCTAAATACtactttttcttcaaaaattataatttttatgtccaaaagCCTACTAAATCAAAAAtactataagtcacaataattaataatttaaaatatttagcaTGTGAAAAAAATCGTGCATGATTAAAGAAAAACTCATTTGATTTTCGAAATTCGAAATGCATCAAATAAATTGGGACAAAGAGAGTATAGTTTTATGATTTTACTGGTATAGTGGGTAAGTTTCAGTAATCATACAAGAAAATAACCCCAACACATTCCAATATTTGGAGCATAGTTTCTACTTATGTCAAAAACTATAATTTGGTGATGAAATTGAATgctaaataaagaactaaaatTGGAAATATTTTGACCTGTAGTCATGATCAAGATCAGGAACATCTGAGATGTTTGAAACAGGAAGGTGTTTCAAGAAGAAAGTAATTTCCCAATCCAAATCATCAATCTCAGTTTGAACAGCCTCAAGTCCTTTGTTTGCCACCATTTCTTTGAATCTTTGTTCCATACACTTCTTGTAATGTTCCTTTGTTAGCTTCTCCACAGTATCCATAAGCTCATGAGAGATCCCATGATTCACCAGCTTTAATTTTATGTATCACAACagacaataaaatatataattattgcGCGCGATTTAATTGATTATAGCAGGTTCTTACTCTATTTTTAGGTTACAGCTTTGATACAAAGAGTTATCTATAGTTGTAGATCAATTATACCTTATGATGTAGAAAATCTGTACAGTGTTAGCTAACAGAACTATAAACTCTGGAGAAATTAAAATCATTTACTCACTACGTTAGAGTAGTTCTACTGATCATGTGTGAAATAATATTTACACTAACAAGTTACTAAAAGATGACTACATGCGATCGTTTTTAACAAGTGAAATTAATAACCTAAAAAATACATTAAATTACCTGCtacaataatataaaaaattaagaATGTAAAAAGATAACTACACTATtaatgtatataaattaaatatacaATAGAATATTACCTCAAGGAAGCCCCAATTTTCACAAGCATCCTTTAATTTCTCCATAATCGCAACCCTTTGTTCAGTGTTAAGCATCTCcatgtcaacaactgggaaggTCTCCATCTTTTTTTCTTATCTTTCTCACTCTTCTAAATAATCTACTATGGAATTAATTTAGTAGCTCGTTTGCAGAATGGAAAGGAAGGGTACTTTGGAAGAATATTTATAGACGTTTGAGGTATGGGGAAACAGAAAAAGACAAACAACTAGGTGATTTATTGGAAAAATCTAAATAATTTACAAATatatactcttttcttttccatcttatgtaaacttattttcttttagttattCTGAAAAAAATGGCCcctttcaaaatttaaaacaatttaAGTTTAATTTCTCATTTTACCTATAATGTAAAAATATTATAGCCACATAAATATAATGACACGTTTAAAACTATCCGTTTCATAAACATTATAGTCACACAATATTACGACATACTTAAGACTAAAGTGtttaagaaatttttatttctttcttaaactttgtacccgattaaatatatttatattaattaaaacaaaaaattaatgAATAAATACATACCGATTAAATATattcatataaattaaaaaaaaattaataaacaaaAACATATAGGAATAAGTAAAGAAGTGGAAATTAGTGGGAACATGAGTCGTGGAGGAAGTGTGTGAGCACATCCTTTTCTTATTATTGCTTCATCCGTCTTCTTTTTTGGTGGGGTTGGACCTAATTAATTCTACTTCTCTTTGTTTGcttttttttcttgaataaatATTGACCAAAGTAGCGTTgtcacttttcttcatttttacGCCTTTGTACACTATAAGTATAATGTAGTATAATTTTGTTAAATAGTTTGTATTTTATGGGTTCGACTTATAGTATTACACTCATTTTAAACCCACTTGTTCAAAATGTTGAACTCGCTTATGTGTAATACCATGTAAAGTTTAAAGCATCCTTACCTTGTGAAAAATGTAAATTTATAGAAAATAATGTACATATGTGAAAGTATACGTGGAATTGCTTAGTCAATTAGTCATGCCTAGAACTTAATTAGTTAAGAATTTCTTACTGCCGGTAGGTTTAagaatacagaagtcaatatatTTTAGATGTTTTGTTGTTGTCCCGTCAAGGTGCCTCAAGTTAGACTATTAGAGAATTCAAGTATATTGTATTAAGGGAAGAATTACATAACGCCACATTTTATGATattgtttactaatattttagGCATGAGAATGTACTTTCTATACTTCACACAGATACAATGTTTCCATAGATTATTCTCTTATGATCCCAATCTATTTGATAGTGTTCAGATTTCGAGAGTCAAATAAGTTATTCtttaattgtaattttttttatatgccTTTTAAATATGTCgaattattaattatacacttttTAGTACGTAGTTTCTGAATATTTaagttttatttcaaaaaatttaaagatATTATATTCAAATACAATATCAAAATTAAGAagtttaaatctcaaaaaataaaaagtagaGTGTGGACGCTTAATTAATTTCTACATGAGTACATCAAAATCGTTCAAAATCGTTGGAAGTCGACCTAACCCATGTATAGAACACTGTCCAAAATACGGCCGTGGCAAATTTTCACAAAAGCTGCAAATGATGCCAATCAATCAATTAATTGCCAAAGACATTCAGACATAAATAAATACTAATAAATAGCAACGTGTTAACTCAAAAACATAGTACTAGTAATTAGTTTTGGACTTCAACAACCAAGccttccttattttttttttttttaatcaagttTCAACATGTACGTAACGACTTCAGCCACGCTAATGATAGTCTGTAGGGTTTAATAATATTATATGCGTGTGTGTACAATATGCATGTGTGTATATTTTTATGAAATGAGATCAAGCTCAAAATTAGAAACGGTTTAGACTAGGATTTTACGTAATTAAAATGCTACGGAAATCATTATTTACAAAAAGCTAGCAGAAGAGGGCATTGGCAATATTCCACCTGAACATCCAAAAAAGTGAGATTATATGATTAGGATTTAGGAGTGTCTGATATTGCATATGCCACCAACTAATTAACAGATTTGAGCCTTAATTTTGAATCACTCATCACTTTATAAAACCCCACATTATTATCAGTATGCACGTGCAAATCGTCCTACGCTAATTACgtcttcttttattttgtgctaTATGATCTTTTTTATATCATATAATTAAATTAACGTAAGTAAACTACAGATTATAGTGGAAAGGGTGGATTTATAACCTAGATTATGATGCACATGAACCTATGGCCTTTTCGTCAAACTAGTTATTTTACGTATGTATTTTCTAGAATTGATCTAATGTTATCTGCGCGCGAGCTCTCATGCTTCCCAATAAGGTTGAATAGTGCCCTAGGTTAAATATTGAGTTATTTACCCAAAGGAACATGGATGATTCTCACTTAATTAATccatttttttctcctttctttagtAGTGTATTTATATACTAGAAATCTTAAATCCGACTCTAACGGTGTTTAAGGTGAGTGTCGTATGTcataagttttttctttttcctttttattagaACTACTTTTCAACGAAGAAGTTGTGCTCTTTTTGAATAGTAGAAGCTTCGTCGTTTCATGAAGTTTTAATTTCTTTGGTTAGAACTCTTTTGACGGAGAACTTTGTGTCATACTCATACATGCAAATGGACGGACAGTTTATTCCCTATGTCATTTTCTTGTTTCATTTTCCAAAACTTTTTTAACTGAAATTCATATTAGTATAGCCACACAATTATTACGAGACAAAAGGCAACATCTATGGCCTGAAAATCCAGCAAACTGATAAGGTATCGTACATTATGATAACTACCATTCACTAACTCTTCTATAGGAAAGAAAATGTATTTTTGGTATTCATAGCTTAGCCACGTACAGGTTACACTTATTGTCTTTGACTAGTCAAAGAAACGTGAAAATAGGAAATATATACTTCTAGTAGAAAAAGACATTTGCCTAAACACGTTGCAAGTGGGATGCGTCCTCTTTtattttggtttgtaataatagTAGCTCGTCAGTGTGTAATTTGTTTTTTAATATTATGAGATCATTAAAAGAGTTTTTACAAATAATACTCTTAAAACTGTGGGCTTCGTAATTTAAAAAGTAAAACATATTATTTGTTACAATACGTAATAATGACCCGAtggttttatatatatttatgattGAATGAAAGGTGTGATCTCGTAGTTCTTGATATATAAAGATGCGTTGTTAGGTGCTCCATTTATTTTTCCATTACGACTGAAGTTAAACTTGTGCTCGAGATATAGTTGTCCATATactactccctccggttcacaataagtgaccaatttgttttgggcacacccattaaggaaatacaaaattctagacaaaaaaaagttagtatgactaaactacccttaattaaatattgcagcatagttaatgtgaggagtaaaagactttttagggatacgtacataagggtaattttggaaaaacaaattaatttttttcttgattatataaatggacacttattttgaacaaaaataaaaaagcaaattgatcacttattgtggaccagaTGGAGTATATATAAGGGATATGATGTATAAATTCTCAATAAGAGGAGCAGTGGTGGTCCCCCAGACTACCAGAATCTCACCGGTGAATCGAAAGTTGGAGCTATATTGGATTTCACCTGAATCGCACCATCTATCCTCCTGAGGAGGAGTTTTATTTCATATCCCGGTTCGAATAGGAGGAGCACACCATGCTAATATACCTTGGATGATCCACATCTCAGAGTCAAACACCGATAAGCACATTAAACGTGACAATGTATACAACTTAAACCCCTGAGGAATATATGCTTGTTTTGTTTTGTATCCCAAAGATAGTGTATTCACTACAAAAAAAAAGGGCCTAATTGCGGCGGTTTAATAGCGGGGGTCAGCTCCAACCCCCCACAAATTTCATTAAATAATAGGGGTTTACTTAACGGACACAATATAAGAAAATAGCAGCGGCTGAAAACCTACGTTATCTGCAAAAAAACAGCGCGCTAATATTTCCCATGCTATTTTTTGCTTCGTTCATTTTTTTCTCAAAACCTCTGCCCACTTCTCAAAAGTTCAAAACCTCCGTCACGCTCAAAACCTTCGCCGCGCTCAAAACCTCAAGGTAAAGATCTCAATTTTGAGAGATTAACTCAAATTTCATTATTCTTTCTACTTTATTTTTCTTAGAATTGAAAGTTTTGTGTAATTTTCTCATTTCGTTTGTAATATTTGAACTCAAATCCTCGTTTCCCCctcttttttctttgattttcctcGTGTTTTCTCCCTATAGCAGTGGCAAAGGCATCTCAATCACTTACTCGGGTATAGTAATCGACAATTATCTTCAACTACAGTAAGTTCTTCTACCTTATTTTTGGTTTAGTGCAATGTTATTTCTACAAATGGGTCTTTCATCTTCCCCATTGGATTTGTATAATCTGTAATTTTTGTATGTTTTCTATTGCACGtagctttaattttatttttgctgtTTTTTTAGATACTTTATGTTAGATTTTGATTTTCTCTGTttatttgagattatttttattGAACTAgcagaaaatataaattttttatgcCATGTTGTATGAGGATTTATATGGGTGTATTGTGATTCTAAGATTTGGTGTTTGAGCAAAAATTtggtaaatattttttaataaattattttactgTTTATATGTGTGTACTATTTTACTCTAGTAAAACAGTGTATTACATAACTGGACCTATCTAATTAAATTCTAGTTTACAGATGGATACAATTAAATTCCAGCACATGGATAAGCATGAAACAATTTAAATTAAACTACACATTCTAGTTTACAGAACTACACATTCCAGTTTTATGATACAATTAAACCTCTATCGGATAACTAGATGGTTGGTAGCATGAAACAATTTAAATTTTCTTTAAAGCCATGTTATAAAGGAGTGCATACAGAACCAGAAGAAAACAAAATCTCTTAGAATCAAAGTTCATCCTATAACTTTCAAAATTTTTAAGTTATAAAGGAGTGCATACAGAACCAAGAGAAAATAAAACCTTTAGAATCAAAGTTCATCCTatgacttttaatttttttaacttttccTTCTAAAGTAAGCCTCCCTTATTTTGACAATCTATCTCAAATCTACCGGTACTTCATGAAAATTACAATAATCTTTTCTTAAGATATTTGGTTATGTATGTTCTCTGttagaattaattaattttttcattttctgtTCTGTTAACGTATACTAATAGACTACTAATTTTCTTCCTCATGAAATCTTATATGTGATATTATTGCACAATAATCTAATTTTCAA comes from the Nicotiana tabacum cultivar K326 chromosome 14, ASM71507v2, whole genome shotgun sequence genome and includes:
- the LOC107777719 gene encoding 1-aminocyclopropane-1-carboxylate oxidase-like, yielding METFPVVDMEMLNTEQRVAIMEKLKDACENWGFLELVNHGISHELMDTVEKLTKEHYKKCMEQRFKEMVANKGLEAVQTEIDDLDWEITFFLKHLPVSNISDVPDLDHDYRKVMKEFAQKLEKLAEDLLDLLCENLGLEQGYLKKAFYGTKGPTFGTKVANYPPCPKPELIKGLRAHTDAGGIILLFQDDKVSGLQLLKDGKWIDVPPMSHSIVVNIGDQLEVITNGKYKSVEHRVIAQPDGNRMSIASFYNPGSDAVIFPAPELAEKEEKKNKLKYPKFVFEDYMKLYAALKFQAKEPRFEAMNKAMETTSVNLGPIATA